One genomic segment of Arthrobacter sp. JZ12 includes these proteins:
- a CDS encoding FG-GAP-like repeat-containing protein, with protein MLLLQRATAAFTGVLLLAASLSTGPTQASAETVATPPTTQEVTTPAATQEAQPSPEAHDHTETHDQAAEMAELFPGGIPSYPDHTYEGTVTDEHAHGDSVEGASVAPLGAGGTLSRAGDIKVRLVTVDLADSTATVPFATAEDAVQVSSTYWKSMSNNRLSMSVASRVVNHKSAAKSTDSYDVIMNRVTSELKWTYSPYTALVVFIPTPLKEGYLGYGWSSNGTSGRILMPQVSNFTTNVLTHEFGHVLGLMHADSLQCTGGQSDTASFTGTGCSIRHYGDTSDLMGISRWTDTPVISSSFWDYGGFGRGDEILDVGVASGSKTYTLRPWAGTASYRAIKFTDPRSRESYYLELRVPVGFDRNLALNGNRGVKIVQSGGLTPASSLILMPSTLPYSGYYASNTAWPAGSTFTTHAGTTVRINSVSDSAASITINANSIGTDRSDLNKDGNPDVVARDSYGQLWLYPTNASGAFQARVKIGSGWGGMTSILLPGDFNGDGLSDILARDSSGGLWLYAGDGAGGVRAGEQIGGGWNVMTEIVTPGDFNGDGSVDVLARTADGSLFLYPGNGAGGWKTRTQAGTGWNVMTAMTSPGDFNGDRKSDLLGRDDSGNLYLYPGTGTGSFGSRSLVKSGWNAMTAVVDAGDFNSDGFSDVLSRDSSGSLWLHTGNGAGGFSASRTVGSGWGAMFLASGTIPGKTTTQAPAPAPAPAPAPAPAPAPAPEPEPAAAAVRTDLNGDGNPDLVARDADGRLWLYPSTATGSFGSKSQIGTGWGVMDMILLPGDFDGDGSADIMARDRSGKLWLYKGTGTGKVESGIQIGSGWGVMTALVTPGDFNGDGYPDVLSRTADGALYLYPGNGKGGWSSKAQIGQGWSSMTALFSTGDFNGDEAPDLIARNSDGALYLYAGNGRGGFLTKSKAGSGWNGMTAFAGPGPWGSESHADLLARDAKGNLHLYKGNGSGGFSGSQQIGRGWSGLYIAE; from the coding sequence CGGTGACTCCGTTGAAGGGGCCTCGGTGGCTCCGCTTGGCGCCGGCGGGACTCTCTCGCGCGCCGGCGACATCAAGGTGCGGCTGGTGACGGTGGATCTTGCCGACAGTACCGCGACGGTTCCGTTCGCTACCGCTGAGGATGCTGTTCAGGTCTCAAGCACCTATTGGAAGAGCATGTCCAACAACCGGCTCTCCATGTCGGTTGCGTCGCGGGTGGTCAACCACAAATCGGCGGCGAAATCCACCGACTCCTACGACGTCATCATGAACAGGGTGACCTCGGAGCTGAAGTGGACTTACAGCCCCTACACCGCGCTGGTGGTCTTCATCCCTACGCCCCTCAAGGAGGGGTACCTCGGCTACGGATGGAGCAGCAACGGCACCAGCGGCCGCATCCTGATGCCCCAGGTGAGCAACTTCACCACCAACGTGCTCACCCACGAGTTTGGGCACGTCCTCGGCCTCATGCACGCAGACTCACTGCAGTGCACCGGCGGACAGTCCGACACGGCCAGCTTCACCGGCACCGGCTGCTCGATCCGCCACTACGGAGACACCTCCGACCTCATGGGCATCTCGCGTTGGACCGATACCCCCGTAATCAGCTCAAGCTTCTGGGACTACGGCGGCTTCGGCCGGGGAGACGAGATCCTCGACGTCGGGGTTGCCTCGGGAAGCAAGACCTACACCCTGCGGCCCTGGGCAGGCACCGCCTCCTACCGTGCCATCAAGTTCACGGATCCCCGAAGCCGGGAGAGCTACTACCTGGAACTGCGAGTGCCTGTCGGCTTCGACAGGAACCTTGCGCTGAACGGTAACCGCGGCGTGAAGATCGTGCAGAGCGGCGGCCTTACGCCGGCGTCGTCACTCATCCTTATGCCGTCCACCTTGCCCTACTCCGGCTACTACGCGAGCAACACGGCGTGGCCGGCCGGCAGCACCTTCACTACCCATGCCGGAACCACCGTCCGCATCAACTCGGTCTCCGATTCCGCAGCCTCCATCACCATCAATGCCAACTCGATCGGCACCGACCGCTCGGACCTGAACAAGGACGGCAACCCGGACGTGGTGGCGCGGGACTCCTACGGCCAGCTCTGGCTGTACCCGACGAACGCCAGCGGAGCCTTCCAGGCTCGGGTGAAGATCGGGTCGGGTTGGGGCGGCATGACCTCGATCCTCCTGCCGGGTGACTTCAACGGCGACGGCCTCTCCGACATTCTTGCCCGGGACAGCTCCGGCGGCTTGTGGCTTTACGCCGGCGATGGCGCTGGAGGCGTACGTGCCGGTGAGCAGATCGGCGGCGGATGGAATGTCATGACCGAGATCGTCACACCCGGCGATTTCAACGGCGACGGCAGCGTCGATGTCCTGGCTCGCACCGCGGACGGGTCGCTGTTCCTCTACCCCGGCAACGGCGCGGGCGGCTGGAAGACCCGCACGCAGGCGGGCACCGGCTGGAATGTCATGACGGCCATGACCAGCCCTGGGGACTTCAACGGCGACCGGAAGTCCGATCTCCTTGGCCGCGATGACTCCGGAAACCTCTACCTCTACCCGGGTACGGGTACCGGCTCCTTCGGGTCACGCAGCCTGGTCAAAAGCGGCTGGAACGCGATGACAGCGGTGGTGGACGCCGGCGACTTCAATAGTGATGGATTCTCCGATGTGCTGTCCCGCGACAGCTCGGGCAGCCTGTGGCTCCACACCGGAAACGGTGCCGGCGGCTTCTCTGCCAGCCGCACCGTTGGTTCGGGTTGGGGCGCAATGTTCCTCGCATCGGGCACCATCCCCGGCAAGACGACCACGCAGGCTCCCGCACCCGCACCTGCACCTGCTCCTGCTCCAGCACCGGCACCGGCGCCTGCACCCGAGCCGGAACCCGCTGCTGCGGCGGTACGTACCGACCTTAATGGCGACGGCAATCCTGACCTGGTTGCCCGTGACGCAGACGGCCGGCTTTGGCTGTACCCAAGCACCGCCACGGGGTCCTTCGGATCGAAGTCCCAGATCGGTACCGGCTGGGGTGTGATGGACATGATCCTCCTGCCCGGTGACTTCGACGGAGATGGTTCCGCCGACATCATGGCCCGCGACCGCTCAGGAAAGCTCTGGTTGTACAAGGGCACGGGCACGGGCAAGGTTGAGTCCGGCATCCAGATCGGAAGCGGTTGGGGCGTGATGACGGCCCTCGTGACTCCGGGCGACTTCAACGGAGATGGCTACCCCGACGTTCTCTCCCGTACGGCCGACGGAGCACTCTACCTCTATCCCGGAAACGGCAAGGGCGGATGGAGCAGCAAGGCCCAAATCGGTCAGGGCTGGAGCAGTATGACCGCCCTGTTCTCGACCGGCGACTTCAACGGCGATGAAGCGCCGGACCTGATCGCCCGCAACTCCGACGGGGCGCTGTACCTGTACGCAGGAAACGGGAGAGGCGGCTTCCTCACCAAATCGAAGGCCGGGTCCGGCTGGAACGGCATGACCGCCTTTGCCGGTCCAGGTCCTTGGGGATCGGAATCACATGCGGATCTGCTTGCACGCGACGCCAAGGGCAACCTGCACCTGTACAAGGGCAATGGATCCGGCGGATTCAGCGGGTCCCAACAGATCGGCCGGGGCTGGAGCGGGCTGTACATAGCCGAGTAA
- a CDS encoding CDGSH iron-sulfur domain-containing protein, producing MTAPNESSRSDEVQIVACPDGPLLVRGEVPIVTTDGQPVPRRRKTVALCRCGASTIKPYCDGTHKLINFKTEPVLPDGV from the coding sequence ATGACTGCACCGAACGAATCGTCGCGCAGCGACGAGGTACAGATTGTCGCTTGCCCGGACGGGCCCCTTTTGGTCAGGGGAGAAGTTCCCATCGTCACCACTGATGGGCAGCCGGTGCCTCGCCGTCGGAAGACTGTTGCTCTGTGTCGGTGTGGGGCATCCACGATCAAGCCCTACTGCGACGGCACCCACAAACTGATCAACTTCAAGACGGAGCCCGTACTGCCCGACGGCGTCTGA